One genomic segment of Desulfovibrio sp. UCD-KL4C includes these proteins:
- a CDS encoding ammonium transporter translates to MNAADTSFILICAALVMFMTPGLALFYAGMARSKNVLGTIMQSFVMLGLVSIIWAVIGYTLAFGDDIGGVIGGLNFFALNGVGMDTLNSPASNLPHLLFMIFQGMFAVITPALITGAFAGRMKFKALIVFSSLWVIFVYAPMCHWVWGGGWMSKIGALDFAGGAVVHMSSGAAALAACLVIGKRKGYGKQSFIPHNLPMTLLGAGILWFGWFGFNAGSALAANGIAVNAFVTTHLGAAAGLLGWLLVETFHGGKPTTLGAASGAVAGLVAITPAAGFVTPMASIIIGFGGGMICYGGILLKSIFKYDDSLDVVGVHGIGGTWGAIATGLFASVGAEGMFYGNPAQLWIQIESVVCTWGYCFVVSLVLLKIVDAACGLRVDEEAESSGLDIAEHSETGYQF, encoded by the coding sequence ATGAATGCAGCGGATACTTCATTTATTCTTATTTGTGCAGCTTTGGTAATGTTTATGACACCAGGGCTTGCGCTATTTTACGCGGGAATGGCGCGCAGTAAAAACGTTTTGGGTACTATTATGCAGAGTTTTGTGATGCTCGGCCTAGTTTCAATCATATGGGCTGTTATTGGCTACACTCTGGCTTTTGGAGATGACATAGGCGGGGTTATCGGTGGACTTAATTTTTTTGCGCTTAACGGTGTCGGGATGGATACTTTAAATAGTCCTGCATCTAATCTGCCGCATTTATTGTTTATGATTTTTCAAGGGATGTTTGCTGTCATTACTCCTGCTCTTATTACCGGGGCTTTTGCAGGACGCATGAAATTTAAGGCTCTGATTGTATTTTCTTCTTTATGGGTGATTTTTGTATATGCCCCTATGTGTCATTGGGTATGGGGCGGCGGATGGATGAGTAAAATTGGTGCGCTAGACTTTGCCGGGGGAGCTGTTGTTCATATGAGTTCTGGAGCCGCAGCTCTTGCAGCCTGCCTCGTTATTGGTAAACGCAAGGGGTATGGAAAGCAGTCATTCATTCCGCATAACCTTCCTATGACTTTGCTCGGAGCAGGTATTTTATGGTTCGGGTGGTTCGGATTTAATGCCGGAAGTGCTCTTGCCGCAAATGGTATTGCCGTAAATGCTTTTGTAACAACTCATCTTGGAGCTGCCGCAGGGCTTCTTGGGTGGCTGCTTGTTGAAACTTTTCATGGTGGCAAACCTACTACTTTGGGCGCGGCTTCCGGAGCTGTTGCGGGGCTTGTTGCTATTACTCCTGCAGCTGGATTTGTTACCCCTATGGCTTCGATCATTATTGGTTTCGGTGGTGGTATGATATGTTATGGCGGTATTTTACTCAAATCAATCTTTAAGTATGATGACTCTCTTGATGTTGTAGGCGTTCATGGTATCGGTGGAACATGGGGAGCTATTGCAACCGGACTTTTCGCAAGTGTCGGAGCGGAGGGTATGTTTTACGGCAATCCGGCTCAGCTTTGGATTCAGATCGAGTCTGTAGTTTGTACTTGGGGGTACTGCTTTGTTGTAAGCTTAGTGCTTCTAAAAATAGTTGATGCTGCTTGCGGCTTACGTGTTGATGAAGAGGCTGAGTCCAGCGGACTTGATATCGCGGAACACAGTGAAACAGGTTATCAGTTTTAA
- a CDS encoding P-II family nitrogen regulator produces the protein MKKIEAIVRPFKVDDVKEAISALGLKGMTVTEVKGFGRQGGHKEVYRGAEYQVDFLVKTKIEIVVEAERVPEVMEAIRDAALTGKVGDGKIFVTPVDDVMRIRTGETGQDAI, from the coding sequence ATGAAAAAAATTGAAGCTATAGTCAGGCCGTTTAAAGTTGATGATGTGAAAGAAGCCATTTCCGCACTCGGACTTAAAGGTATGACTGTTACCGAAGTGAAAGGATTCGGCCGTCAGGGTGGACATAAAGAAGTCTATCGCGGAGCGGAATATCAGGTTGATTTCCTGGTTAAAACCAAGATTGAGATTGTTGTTGAAGCTGAAAGAGTCCCTGAAGTTATGGAAGCTATCCGTGATGCCGCACTGACCGGAAAGGTAGGTGACGGGAAAATATTCGTCACCCCCGTTGATGATGTCATGCGTATTAGAACCGGAGAAACTGGTCAGGACGCCATTTAA
- a CDS encoding ACT domain-containing protein: MTNLSGFGTATQNLRTGRDLLHAACSKSMPHDFSQRFAALVDSYFRERLAEAVAERIISDCEDLCVLAVGGYGRGKLSPFSDLDVLVLTDLSDANLLEGLAAFLFHPLWDLKFDVGHAVRSVQQNIELAKSDFKVLASLLDLRFLAGSNNLYKNLSSKFIEEVLPVAGSSFCNTLWENRHTVGVGMDSVVLEPDLKNGWGTLRDVQFVHWCASIKGDYFPLNEKDLDVLRDGEALLIRARSALHLTAGRKVDRLDIERLADVADLCGVKGYSPAKRGNDLLNKLHFAMINARSMGDALYRESFNKDSRQFIEWSGPISLKSALELFEQKSRTGNPLTREARRAVSNINSEIDISLGAALTLLIKIFEAPYGWRTSLEMLDSGLLDSFLPEFAKVAALIPYDGYHRYPPGRHTLLTVQKCCSIYRDEFESLDNSDENGLTPADFDILMLGALFHDIGKGERAHSERGAKIASGILSRTSFSEAFKDDVIFLVREHLSLIKAARRIDLSDGDSLLEVARKVGSLRRLKLLFILSMADSMATGPRAWNSWSGSLLRELYSGLNQALAEESMHKFDNAQTIAETRTKVMVLASATMTEDTAKSIIEAMPDRYLLSEESEEIVCHMEQVKEFNRAYEKDLIRKPGGKGGKGLTLVRAAQSGCEGRTKIVIASRDQDFLFAAQTGALSLHSINILSADIFSWADGTAVNIFTVETPPAETTPADIWARVERAIMYSMTGRLSLDYRLHKKRNSLLVRSKSQNVPTQILVDNESSELCTIVEIRTEDRSGILYDMAVTFSRMNIDLRMARISTTEDSVFDVFHVESAGYGKIEDREYLKELVGALDYALASVK, encoded by the coding sequence ATGACGAATTTGTCCGGTTTCGGGACTGCTACTCAAAATCTTCGTACCGGAAGAGATCTTCTTCATGCGGCATGCTCTAAGAGTATGCCGCATGATTTCTCTCAACGTTTTGCTGCTTTGGTAGACAGTTATTTTAGAGAGAGACTTGCGGAAGCGGTTGCAGAGAGAATTATTTCTGACTGTGAAGACCTATGCGTGCTCGCCGTTGGTGGCTATGGGAGAGGAAAGCTTTCCCCGTTTTCAGATCTGGATGTTCTGGTTCTTACAGATCTATCCGATGCTAATCTTTTAGAAGGGCTGGCGGCATTTTTGTTTCACCCTTTGTGGGATTTGAAATTTGACGTAGGTCATGCTGTTCGCTCTGTTCAGCAGAATATTGAGCTTGCTAAAAGTGATTTTAAGGTTTTGGCTTCACTTCTGGATTTACGTTTTTTAGCCGGAAGTAATAATCTATATAAAAATCTTTCCAGCAAATTTATTGAAGAAGTTCTTCCCGTTGCAGGCAGTTCATTTTGCAATACCCTGTGGGAAAATCGCCATACTGTGGGTGTCGGGATGGATTCGGTGGTCCTTGAGCCTGACCTTAAAAATGGATGGGGCACTCTGCGCGATGTCCAGTTTGTGCATTGGTGCGCTTCTATAAAAGGTGACTATTTTCCCTTAAATGAAAAGGATCTTGATGTGTTGCGAGATGGCGAAGCTTTACTTATACGAGCTCGTTCCGCTCTGCATTTGACTGCCGGACGTAAAGTGGATCGACTGGATATTGAAAGGCTTGCAGATGTGGCTGATCTTTGCGGAGTAAAAGGATATTCTCCGGCAAAGCGAGGTAACGACCTTTTAAATAAACTGCACTTTGCAATGATTAACGCCCGTTCAATGGGGGATGCTCTCTACCGTGAATCCTTTAATAAAGATTCACGACAATTTATAGAATGGTCAGGGCCGATCAGTTTAAAATCAGCACTTGAACTTTTTGAACAAAAATCCAGAACAGGTAATCCGTTAACGCGTGAAGCCAGGCGAGCTGTTTCGAATATAAATAGCGAAATAGATATTAGTCTAGGTGCCGCACTGACGTTATTGATAAAAATCTTTGAAGCTCCATACGGTTGGAGAACTTCGCTTGAAATGCTTGATAGCGGTCTGCTTGATTCTTTTCTGCCTGAATTTGCAAAAGTTGCCGCTCTTATTCCGTATGATGGGTACCATCGTTATCCGCCGGGAAGGCATACACTCCTAACTGTGCAGAAATGCTGCTCCATATATAGAGATGAATTTGAAAGTTTGGATAATTCAGATGAGAATGGGCTGACTCCTGCAGATTTCGATATTTTGATGCTCGGAGCTCTTTTTCATGACATAGGTAAAGGTGAACGTGCTCACAGTGAACGCGGTGCTAAAATTGCTTCAGGAATACTGTCACGAACTTCTTTTTCTGAAGCCTTTAAGGATGATGTTATTTTTCTTGTGCGGGAGCATTTATCACTTATTAAAGCTGCAAGGCGCATTGATTTAAGTGATGGTGATTCGTTGCTTGAAGTTGCCCGCAAAGTGGGATCTCTCCGAAGGCTCAAGCTCCTTTTTATCTTATCCATGGCTGATTCAATGGCTACAGGGCCACGGGCTTGGAATTCTTGGAGCGGGTCTTTGCTCAGAGAGTTGTATTCAGGGCTTAATCAAGCTCTGGCTGAAGAGTCCATGCATAAGTTCGATAATGCTCAGACAATTGCTGAAACAAGAACTAAGGTTATGGTTTTAGCTTCTGCAACTATGACTGAAGATACAGCGAAGTCGATTATTGAAGCAATGCCTGACAGATATCTTTTGAGCGAAGAATCTGAAGAAATTGTATGCCACATGGAGCAGGTTAAAGAGTTTAATCGTGCGTATGAAAAAGATCTTATCCGCAAGCCTGGCGGGAAGGGCGGAAAGGGGCTTACTCTTGTTCGCGCTGCTCAAAGCGGTTGTGAAGGCAGGACAAAAATTGTTATTGCCTCACGTGATCAGGATTTTCTCTTCGCTGCTCAGACCGGAGCCTTGTCACTACATTCAATAAACATTCTTTCAGCAGATATTTTTTCATGGGCAGATGGAACAGCAGTAAATATTTTTACCGTTGAAACTCCTCCTGCTGAAACCACTCCTGCGGATATTTGGGCGAGAGTGGAAAGGGCCATAATGTATTCTATGACCGGTAGACTTTCACTGGATTATAGACTGCACAAAAAACGAAATTCTTTGCTTGTGAGATCAAAATCTCAAAATGTCCCGACTCAGATTTTGGTGGATAATGAGTCCAGTGAATTATGCACTATTGTAGAGATTAGAACTGAGGATCGCTCTGGGATACTCTATGATATGGCTGTAACTTTCTCTCGAATGAATATTGATTTGCGCATGGCAAGAATTTCTACCACCGAAGACAGTGTCTTTGATGTTTTTCATGTGGAAAGTGCTGGCTATGGTAAAATTGAAGACCGTGAGTACTTGAAAGAATTAGTCGGGGCATTAGATTATGCCCTTGCGAGTGTAAAGTAA
- the purD gene encoding phosphoribosylamine--glycine ligase: protein MKVLIVGSGGREHALAWKLGQSPKVSEIFIAPGNGGTRLEGTNVPIKDDDLPGLVKFAKENKIDLVVAGPELPLVLGIKEALAKEGIPCFGPGAYSANLEGSKAFSKMVMRDSGVPTAPFQVFDEFARAKAFVESKGAPIVIKADGLAAGKGVVVASTVEEAIESLEAMMVTKEFGSAGERVVIEEALKGEEASFLAFCSGEEYALLPSAQDHKAVGEGDTGPNTGGMGAYSPAPVLPREKYEETAELVIKPVLKLLAERGEPFVGILYAGLMYTPDGPSVLEYNVRFGDPECQPLLMRLDSDLAEIMLACVESRISEVEVKLKAETTLCVVMAAGGYPASYEKGMEITGFEKAEQVEGVKVFQAGTTYKDGKTLTNGGRVLGVTALGSDLKAAQARAYEAVAKLSFKDAYYRRDIGNKGFKK from the coding sequence ATGAAAGTACTTATAGTCGGTTCAGGCGGAAGGGAACATGCACTTGCCTGGAAGCTTGGACAGAGTCCGAAAGTTTCTGAAATTTTTATCGCACCGGGAAACGGTGGAACCCGTCTGGAAGGGACCAACGTTCCTATTAAAGACGATGATTTACCCGGACTGGTTAAATTTGCTAAAGAAAATAAAATAGATCTCGTGGTTGCCGGACCTGAATTGCCGCTTGTCCTCGGCATAAAAGAAGCTCTTGCTAAAGAGGGTATTCCTTGTTTCGGTCCCGGCGCATATTCAGCTAATCTTGAAGGTAGTAAAGCTTTTTCAAAAATGGTTATGCGTGATTCAGGAGTTCCTACTGCCCCATTTCAGGTTTTTGATGAATTTGCGCGCGCTAAAGCTTTCGTTGAAAGCAAAGGTGCTCCGATAGTTATCAAGGCCGACGGACTTGCCGCAGGTAAAGGAGTCGTAGTTGCTTCCACAGTTGAAGAAGCTATTGAATCTCTTGAAGCAATGATGGTCACAAAAGAGTTCGGTTCTGCCGGAGAAAGAGTTGTTATTGAGGAAGCACTTAAAGGTGAAGAAGCTTCTTTTCTGGCATTTTGCTCCGGTGAAGAATACGCACTTCTTCCTTCTGCGCAGGATCATAAAGCTGTTGGCGAAGGTGATACAGGCCCTAATACCGGCGGTATGGGCGCATATAGCCCCGCACCTGTTTTGCCACGCGAAAAATATGAAGAAACAGCAGAACTGGTCATCAAACCTGTACTCAAACTTCTGGCGGAGAGAGGGGAACCTTTTGTTGGTATCCTTTACGCTGGGCTGATGTATACCCCTGATGGTCCTTCTGTTCTTGAATATAATGTTCGGTTCGGAGATCCTGAATGTCAGCCGCTGTTAATGCGTCTGGACAGTGATCTTGCTGAAATTATGCTCGCTTGTGTTGAAAGCAGAATCTCCGAAGTTGAAGTTAAGCTGAAAGCAGAAACAACTTTATGCGTTGTAATGGCTGCCGGTGGTTATCCCGCTTCTTATGAAAAGGGAATGGAGATTACCGGATTTGAAAAAGCAGAGCAGGTTGAAGGTGTAAAAGTTTTTCAGGCCGGAACTACATACAAAGACGGCAAAACTCTTACCAACGGCGGACGTGTACTGGGTGTAACTGCTCTCGGATCTGATCTAAAGGCGGCGCAGGCACGTGCATACGAAGCGGTAGCAAAGCTTTCCTTTAAGGATGCATATTACCGCCGTGACATAGGAAATAAAGGTTTTAAAAAATGA
- the purE gene encoding 5-(carboxyamino)imidazole ribonucleotide mutase, giving the protein MSVKVAIFMGSISDRDTMQPCSDLLTRLGIPHVFTVSSAHRTPERTAKLVKDFEADGCQIFICAAGLAAHLAGAVAAKTIKPVLGVPICGSALGGMDALLATVQMPPGFPVGTLALDKVGAKNAAWMAAQIIALHDSDVAEKIYQARREFVDSVEKAAAELESA; this is encoded by the coding sequence ATGAGTGTAAAAGTAGCAATTTTTATGGGATCCATCTCTGACAGGGATACAATGCAGCCCTGTTCTGATTTGTTGACCAGACTTGGTATTCCTCATGTGTTTACTGTCTCTTCTGCTCATCGCACACCCGAAAGGACTGCGAAGCTTGTGAAAGATTTTGAAGCGGATGGATGCCAGATTTTTATCTGTGCAGCCGGACTTGCCGCTCATCTTGCAGGAGCTGTGGCAGCTAAAACTATCAAGCCAGTTCTTGGCGTACCGATTTGCGGTTCTGCTCTTGGCGGAATGGACGCGCTGCTTGCGACTGTTCAGATGCCTCCGGGATTTCCAGTCGGGACTCTTGCTCTTGATAAAGTCGGAGCAAAGAATGCCGCATGGATGGCTGCTCAGATTATTGCTTTGCATGATAGCGATGTTGCTGAAAAGATTTATCAGGCTAGACGTGAGTTTGTTGATTCTGTAGAAAAAGCTGCAGCAGAACTTGAATCAGCATAG
- a CDS encoding LysE family translocator, whose amino-acid sequence MHTSLEFWVVYVVTVFLASIIPGPSMILALSHGVKFGPKKAIAAALGNCTASFFQAVVSIAGLGALLAASETAFMIIKYVGAAYLVWLGIGMFFSDNLKIEEKNSSGKDIPSFKKRFMQGFWVAAGNPKAIVFFSALFPQFITAQQAGAQHFALLLGLLIVIAFGCMMIYATGGSKLKNIFKGSAIGNHMNKVFGTSFVGLGVGLACSRR is encoded by the coding sequence ATGCACACGTCATTAGAATTTTGGGTCGTATATGTTGTTACGGTATTTCTGGCTTCCATAATACCCGGACCAAGTATGATTCTTGCCTTGTCGCATGGCGTAAAGTTTGGCCCAAAAAAAGCGATCGCAGCAGCTCTTGGCAATTGTACAGCTTCATTCTTTCAAGCCGTGGTTTCTATTGCCGGGCTTGGAGCGCTTCTCGCGGCATCTGAAACTGCTTTTATGATTATTAAATATGTGGGGGCGGCATATCTGGTCTGGCTTGGGATAGGAATGTTTTTTTCCGATAATTTGAAAATAGAAGAAAAGAATTCTAGTGGCAAAGATATTCCTTCATTTAAGAAACGGTTTATGCAAGGCTTTTGGGTAGCTGCCGGAAATCCTAAGGCGATAGTTTTTTTCAGTGCCCTTTTTCCGCAGTTTATAACTGCGCAGCAGGCAGGAGCTCAACATTTCGCATTGCTCTTGGGATTGCTGATCGTAATAGCTTTTGGATGTATGATGATATATGCGACAGGTGGCTCAAAGCTTAAAAATATTTTTAAGGGATCTGCAATAGGCAACCATATGAACAAGGTTTTTGGAACATCTTTTGTGGGGCTCGGAGTAGGGCTTGCATGTTCTCGTAGGTAA
- a CDS encoding response regulator encodes MKTILIIDDDPKMLDLIKHYLRNESVEILTAPDGEEGMELFKANSIDLVIIDIFMPNMDGIQTILEIKQKKVNNKILVISGGGEYTGLEYLKQAKALGAKEALVKPFTQEDILKTIHSMMN; translated from the coding sequence ATGAAAACCATCCTCATAATTGATGACGATCCTAAAATGCTGGATCTTATCAAGCACTATTTAAGAAATGAATCTGTTGAGATTCTAACGGCACCTGACGGTGAAGAAGGGATGGAGTTGTTTAAAGCAAACTCAATTGATTTAGTCATTATTGATATTTTCATGCCCAATATGGATGGAATCCAAACAATACTTGAGATCAAGCAAAAGAAGGTAAACAACAAAATTTTAGTAATTTCAGGCGGTGGCGAATATACAGGGCTGGAATATCTTAAACAAGCCAAAGCACTCGGGGCAAAAGAAGCTCTTGTAAAACCTTTCACTCAAGAAGACATTTTAAAGACTATCCACTCCATGATGAATTAA
- a CDS encoding Hpt domain-containing protein: protein MKSSDYPDRFNLELALTRFAEDRELLNTAIAIYNEEAANHLLTIRKAISEKDWEKATIYTHTLKGESGAVGAVKAHIESDFLEKALRNKEFTKVSRMYDQVAEEISIALKVLPEIE from the coding sequence ATGAAATCATCCGATTATCCTGATAGATTTAACCTTGAATTAGCTTTAACTCGCTTTGCCGAAGATCGTGAATTGCTAAACACCGCAATTGCTATCTACAATGAAGAAGCCGCTAACCATCTATTAACAATCAGAAAAGCTATCTCCGAAAAAGATTGGGAAAAAGCTACTATCTACACTCACACCCTTAAAGGTGAATCAGGAGCTGTCGGTGCAGTAAAAGCACATATTGAAAGTGACTTTTTAGAAAAAGCTCTTAGGAATAAAGAATTTACAAAAGTATCTAGGATGTATGATCAGGTTGCTGAGGAAATTTCAATTGCTCTGAAAGTTTTACCCGAAATTGAATAG
- the htpG gene encoding molecular chaperone HtpG: MTEQTEKFEFKAEINQLLDILVHSLYTNREIFLRELVSNASDALDKMRFEINRDSALDDDIEPTITISYNEETKSITVADTGIGMTKDEVMANIGTIAHSGSAEFIKQAADTNESLDSLIGRFGVGFYSAYMVSDKVVVRTKSFKKDAPAIQWVSDGKTNYELTILDEELTHGTSIEIFLKEDMVERFGSEDTLKGIVSKHSNFVSFPIMIGDERVNTVTALWREPKFQIKPEQYEEFYKFLTYDPNAPISTLHFSVDAPVQFNSLLFVPEKDLDIFGMDRDNWGIDLYVRRVLIERQNKNLLPEYLSFIKGVVDTEDLPLNISRETLQDNLLIGKIRSTLTKQVLSQLEKTAKDDPETYAKFWKAHAKIFKAGHQDFLNKDKYANLLRFDSSKSDGEALVSFDDYIERVKDEQKEIYYAFVASREAANLNPHLEIFRNKDIEVLYLYEPIDEFVMESLREHNEFTLVSAEYADLEKLDKFESAKKEHEATPLSEEQSKDMDALAAKMKEVLGEQVAEVKISERLSDSPCRLISPNGAMTSSMEKIMKVMNKDTSIPTKTMEINADHPLLRSMLEIFETNPDDEFIELSSKQLLESALLLEGYLNDPHALVGRIQSLLTKAGGWYAELDKKN, translated from the coding sequence ATGACTGAACAAACAGAAAAATTTGAATTTAAAGCTGAAATAAACCAACTCCTGGACATCCTTGTCCACTCTCTCTACACAAATCGCGAAATCTTCCTCAGAGAGCTCGTCTCAAACGCATCCGATGCACTTGATAAAATGCGTTTTGAAATCAATCGTGACTCAGCTCTTGATGATGATATTGAACCGACTATCACCATATCCTACAACGAAGAAACCAAATCCATCACCGTTGCCGACACCGGAATAGGCATGACCAAAGACGAAGTCATGGCTAATATCGGAACAATCGCTCATTCAGGATCAGCAGAGTTCATCAAACAGGCCGCTGATACAAATGAAAGCCTCGACAGCCTCATCGGACGTTTCGGTGTAGGTTTCTACTCTGCATACATGGTTTCTGATAAAGTTGTTGTCCGCACAAAATCTTTCAAAAAAGACGCACCTGCTATTCAGTGGGTTTCTGACGGAAAAACCAACTACGAACTGACCATCCTTGATGAAGAGTTAACTCATGGAACATCCATTGAAATCTTTCTGAAAGAAGACATGGTTGAACGTTTCGGTTCCGAAGATACTCTTAAAGGGATTGTCTCCAAGCATTCTAATTTCGTATCTTTCCCAATCATGATCGGCGACGAAAGAGTAAACACAGTAACAGCTCTTTGGCGCGAACCTAAATTTCAGATCAAACCTGAACAGTACGAAGAATTTTATAAATTCCTCACTTACGATCCTAATGCTCCCATCAGCACACTTCACTTCTCCGTTGATGCTCCTGTGCAGTTCAACAGTCTTCTTTTCGTTCCAGAAAAAGACCTCGACATCTTCGGCATGGACCGCGACAACTGGGGCATTGATCTTTACGTCCGCAGAGTTCTGATTGAACGTCAGAACAAAAATCTACTACCTGAGTACTTGAGCTTCATCAAAGGTGTTGTGGATACCGAAGACCTGCCACTGAACATTTCCCGCGAAACTCTTCAGGATAACCTGCTGATCGGCAAAATACGCTCAACACTGACAAAACAGGTTCTCTCTCAGCTTGAAAAAACTGCGAAAGATGATCCTGAAACATATGCAAAATTCTGGAAAGCACACGCTAAGATATTCAAAGCAGGACATCAGGACTTCTTAAACAAAGATAAATACGCAAACCTGCTCCGCTTTGATTCATCCAAATCTGACGGCGAAGCTTTAGTTTCATTTGATGATTACATCGAACGCGTTAAAGACGAACAGAAAGAAATATACTATGCGTTTGTTGCCAGCCGCGAAGCTGCAAACCTTAACCCGCATCTTGAGATCTTCCGCAACAAAGATATTGAAGTTCTTTACCTCTACGAACCTATTGATGAGTTCGTTATGGAAAGCCTCCGCGAACATAATGAATTCACCCTTGTTTCAGCTGAGTACGCAGATCTTGAAAAGCTGGATAAATTTGAATCAGCTAAAAAAGAGCATGAAGCTACCCCTCTAAGCGAAGAACAGTCTAAAGATATGGACGCTCTTGCCGCAAAGATGAAAGAAGTACTAGGCGAGCAGGTTGCAGAAGTTAAAATTTCCGAAAGACTGAGCGACAGCCCTTGCCGTCTGATCAGCCCTAACGGAGCAATGACTTCTTCCATGGAAAAAATTATGAAGGTCATGAACAAAGATACTTCTATCCCTACCAAGACCATGGAAATCAATGCGGACCACCCTCTGCTCCGTTCAATGCTTGAAATATTTGAAACAAACCCTGATGATGAGTTCATTGAACTTTCATCCAAGCAATTGCTTGAATCAGCACTCCTTCTTGAAGGATATCTCAACGACCCTCACGCTCTTGTCGGCAGAATTCAAAGCTTGCTGACCAAAGCCGGCGGATGGTACGCTGAGCTCGATAAAAAGAACTAG
- a CDS encoding MerR family transcriptional regulator, whose product MTDKKLLSIAEISRSLEVPESTLHYWKNRFAQYLPSTGRNRQKRFKPEAVEIFSLIASMLKQGHTAEDVMVDLSRKYPVNVAIEQPSQDMTPQSSPAQFQSIGMEPAVQMAAAMGSEIAKSITEGLKDLLSNIPQTSIPAEGILPEEIRCGMEKNASDLNEQGSDIQTLKEENTCLKDKLSIMEAELVRLRKDRRELEKFLLDKLKAVTK is encoded by the coding sequence GTGACGGATAAAAAACTTCTTTCCATAGCAGAAATATCTCGCTCACTTGAAGTCCCGGAGTCAACTCTTCATTACTGGAAAAACAGGTTTGCACAGTATCTACCAAGCACAGGCAGAAACAGGCAAAAACGTTTTAAACCAGAAGCAGTTGAAATTTTTTCACTGATAGCATCCATGCTTAAGCAAGGACATACTGCCGAAGATGTTATGGTTGACCTTTCCAGAAAATATCCGGTCAACGTCGCAATTGAACAACCTTCTCAGGATATGACACCGCAATCATCTCCCGCTCAGTTTCAATCCATTGGGATGGAACCAGCAGTACAGATGGCCGCTGCAATGGGATCAGAAATAGCTAAATCCATAACTGAAGGGTTAAAAGATCTGCTTTCAAACATTCCGCAAACGTCTATCCCTGCTGAGGGGATACTGCCTGAAGAAATACGCTGCGGAATGGAAAAGAACGCCAGTGATTTAAATGAACAGGGCTCAGACATTCAAACCCTTAAAGAAGAAAATACCTGCCTTAAGGATAAATTATCCATAATGGAAGCAGAACTGGTCAGATTGCGCAAGGATAGACGAGAACTTGAAAAGTTCCTTCTTGACAAGCTGAAAGCCGTAACTAAATAG
- a CDS encoding type III pantothenate kinase has protein sequence MNSETILLFDVGNTNTKIGFSTRSDIGLSFVLPTDPGGTSDSWGLRLLEICRVAGYSPKDIVGGAVSSVVPPMNPILKSAVKKFLSCDLKFVPKDIELSLENKYERPWEVGADRLVTAFSGRCISDSENIIVVDFGTATTFDCVVGNAYMGGLICPGVMSSTKALSSETAKLPHITLELESTVVRPGRSTADSLNQGLIFGFAAMVEGLSERLRGTLGGEVELIATGGFASKIAEVCCAIDLVEPTLLLDGLRMSWFGVDE, from the coding sequence TTGAATTCCGAAACTATTTTACTTTTCGACGTAGGTAATACTAATACCAAAATAGGTTTTTCGACTCGCTCTGATATTGGTCTTTCTTTTGTTTTGCCAACTGATCCCGGTGGAACATCTGATTCGTGGGGACTTAGACTTCTTGAAATATGCCGCGTAGCCGGATATTCTCCGAAGGATATTGTAGGAGGAGCCGTCTCGTCTGTCGTTCCCCCCATGAATCCGATTTTAAAATCTGCGGTAAAGAAATTTTTATCGTGTGATTTGAAATTTGTGCCTAAGGATATTGAGCTGTCTTTAGAAAACAAGTATGAACGTCCGTGGGAAGTTGGAGCTGACAGGCTTGTAACAGCCTTTTCGGGACGCTGTATTAGTGATAGCGAAAATATAATTGTTGTTGATTTCGGAACTGCAACCACATTTGATTGTGTTGTAGGAAACGCGTATATGGGTGGCTTGATTTGTCCCGGAGTGATGTCGTCTACCAAGGCGCTTTCTTCTGAGACAGCAAAGCTTCCGCATATTACTCTTGAGCTTGAATCAACAGTTGTCAGGCCGGGAAGAAGTACTGCGGACAGCCTTAACCAAGGGCTTATTTTCGGATTTGCCGCAATGGTCGAGGGACTTAGTGAAAGATTACGTGGTACTTTAGGCGGTGAGGTAGAACTCATTGCAACAGGAGGCTTTGCCTCTAAAATAGCTGAAGTATGCTGTGCCATAGACCTTGTGGAACCAACCCTCCTTTTGGACGGACTCCGCATGAGCTGGTTCGGCGTTGATGAATAG